CTCGGGCGTCCTGGAGAGCACCCGCCAGTGCATGATGGCCGTGCTGGACCAGGACGTGGAGATCACCGAGAAGCGCCGCTACCAGCTGCGCCGGGACATGCGGGCCGCCCTGGTGAACCTGCGCGGTGTGTACGAGAGCGCCATCGGCGACGTACCCCGTGCCGCCTCCACCCGCCCGCTGTGGCCGGTGGTGGTGGCCACCCAGCGCATCGGCTACCTGGCGCTGGCGGCACTGACCCAGGACCGCAGCCCGGACCACGCGGGCACGATCACCCTCCAACGGGTGGACCTGGCCTTCCACGAACTCATCGCCTCGATGGAGGAGCGCCGTACCCCGCGCCTGGGCGCCCTGCCGCGGCTGCCCGCCTACCCCCGGATCAACATGGAGCTGCGAGCGCTGGCCAACTCGATGACCAGCGCCGTCGCCCAGGACGAGCGTTCCGCCCAGCAGGAGGCCGAACGCCGCGCCCAACGCGAACGGCGCCGAGCCCAGAAGGACGTCGACGCCGACCTGTGATCCCCGGCCGGGTCAGTCGGTGAGGGCGAAGGCCCGCACGGGGAAGGCCGCCAGGCCGCGGACCTTGGCCGGGACCGCGTAGAAGGAGAAGCCGTCCGCGGGGAGTTGGTCGAGCAGGCACAGGTGCGTGACGATCGGGATACCCGCGGCGAGCAGGGCGGCCTGGGCGGGGCGAGCGCCCTCCGCGGCGGGTGAGGTGTCGTCGACGCTGACCGAGTCGATACCGACCAGGGTGGCCCCGGCCTCGACGAGGGCCTTGGCGGCGGTCTCGGTGATGTGGGGGTGGTCGAACTGCCCGTAGGCCTCGGTGCGCCAGTGGCGGTCCCAGCCGGTGCGCACCAGGACGGCGCGGCCGCGCAGGTCGACCCCGGCGAAGGCCTCGGGGCCGATCTGGCGGTCGCCGGTGGCGGTCACCACCACGCCTGGCAGGTCGGCCACACGTTCCAGGTCCAGGTCGGCCGGGTCGGCCCCGTCCCGGTAGCGGTGGGCGGGCATCTCGACGTAGGTTCCGGTCGCCCCGACCATCGTGACCCGGCCGCTGCTGTTCCCGTGTCCGGGTACACCTCCTGCGACGGTGGTGCTCTCCTCGATCACCGGTTCGGGCAGGCCCGGACAGGTGGTCATCCCGTCGGTGATCTGGTGGCTGACATCGACCAGTTTCGGCATGGCTGTCT
This DNA window, taken from Nocardiopsis exhalans, encodes the following:
- a CDS encoding cyclase family protein — encoded protein: MPKLVDVSHQITDGMTTCPGLPEPVIEESTTVAGGVPGHGNSSGRVTMVGATGTYVEMPAHRYRDGADPADLDLERVADLPGVVVTATGDRQIGPEAFAGVDLRGRAVLVRTGWDRHWRTEAYGQFDHPHITETAAKALVEAGATLVGIDSVSVDDTSPAAEGARPAQAALLAAGIPIVTHLCLLDQLPADGFSFYAVPAKVRGLAAFPVRAFALTD